atgtataaacaatattttttcttattttgaaataattaaaaatatacgttgtataaattttataaaatttaaattttattaattattaagatatagaatacaaattatattatagcaTTGTTATCTTcacgataattatttatattacattatactaCGATATTTTAGGACATCCGGAACACGTCTTTCGGACATCCTGTTGTAGTTGCGATTTAACGGGACGTCCGGATAACGTACTTCGGATATCCCGCGGACATCCGAAATACGAGGACATAAACAGGACTTTTCAGGACACATATAGGATATCCGAAGGACGTCCGTGTGTTGTGTGggatagtaatttttgaaaaagacgggtaaattaatatagcaagtgagaaatctttgaatatcgtacgtatttctagaatgtattgcaaaatcaaatgtataaaaatgttgacttcaaagtcagattgaatgtctacatttattgaaacaatatggcatattagcaatactaaaaaattataaaagatgacattaaataatttttttattttattttatataaacagcgcaaaacagtttttttaataagttattccacatgctatttcgcgcgcatatgtaaaaatgattttaaaaaactgtaaaactttatatttatttataaaaatataaattaactatatatgtttcatccttctgacaacatctactgtaatgatttataacaaatatgtatgcataaacaagaaatactcatggatcatcacgaagcgttaggaagcgtatggtcttcgaagtcaagcatcgTCGGTGATGGTTGATACTTgaatgggtgaccgttttctcgggtacagagattaaacatgctttaacacgtacaactgtcgctgaaacatgtatagtctcttcttcctcttacaaaattattgtaaagataatttgaacttttaatttctttgttaaagttttttatcaattctcaaaaactgttaaaaatacttaaaaatatttaaaaaattttctaaattaatcggaattttttattttttaaatttttctgagaaacgtttcaattcttataaaaaatcgatacatttatcaaaaatcctaaaaaaaaatctaaaaaatctgacaaaaagtggtcattgtttgctattcctgaggatgtcctgaggaaatcctatggtatcctcaggacgtccgatggactgtcctcaggatgtccgatagactgtcctcaggatgtcctgaggactaaaaagtggcgctcgtttgctattcctcaggatgtcctgaggacgtcccgggataaaatcaggacgtcctcaggatatccacgaagtccgtcctggacgtcctgaggacgtcctaaggacgtccgtgtgctatctggggatatacaattgagttctttttgaactctctgtgctatctgggtagttttttttttctttctcccctccccctacacacacacgcgcgcaacacacatatatgtaaaattatatataaataatatatataataatttttaatttttagtattatttttaaagtgatttacataaattaattattttaaaaatacaacttGTCTTTGTTtacgattaaatttaaaactgtcgatcgacatattaatttttgagaaaagcGTTGTCAGCTGTTATGAACTTGACAACGCTCttcttaaaaatcaatatatcgatcggcTAAGACAGCTAACCGACCTACCGGGCGCAACAAtacatttacttattaattattttaaatacaattttaaaacaatgatATCGATCGGCCAGGACAGCTGATCTAACGAACGCaacgatataatatatagataaaaaataaaaatatatatacatacagtgtatattatatacacaatgtcttatatttgtatttataaaatgtgtattattttaaaactaaaaataattatatatatatatatcccatacagcacaaagctccgattaagctcccagggaattcattttgctgagctcccgagaagcttacaaaattcgacaaaacaagctcccagggagttcgttttgctAAGTTTTCGAaaaccttacaaaattcgacaaaacaagctcccaggaagttcattttgctgagttCCCgaaaagtttacaaaattcgacaaaccaagctcccagggagttcgttttattgagtttccgagaagcttacaaaattcgacaaaacaagctcccagggagttcattttgctgagctcccgaagagcttacaaaatttgacaaaacaagctcccagggagttcattttgctgagctcccgaagagcttacaaaattcgacaaaacaagctcccagggagttcattttgctaaGCTCCTGaagagcttacaaaattcgacaaaacaagctcccaggaagttcattttgctgagctcccgagaagcttacaaaattcgacaaaacaagctctcagggagttcgttttgctgagtttccgagaacctcacaaaattcgacaaaacaaacttccagagattgaacatatcgggtaaattaatgtactgcatgtatagtcatatagccgcgagtagttcacaagatcgccactaggcgaaggcacggcgctccttctcgtgagaaaatttactccaaaaggcttataaaagaaaaccatcactcacggcttacctagcagttagtacttcattagcagcaaagtgtagtatatattgttttcgTTACACGAAGAGAGTTCGTGGGCCTTCGCAACTTAGAGAGAGTTtccgaaaattgagaaaaaataaaattttttttggcagctcctatgtccgcttttgagagctccctgaaagctttatttaagctcgcagggagttcagaaataatgttttaagaacttcctgcgagcttcaaaataattcccgtGAAGGTTCTATATAAGCTCTCTGACAGCTTCAtctaagctctcagggagctctcaaaagcggacataagagctcccgggaagcttatatagaaatttcctgagaattactttgaagctcgcagggagctcttaaaacatgatttataaactccctgcgagctcaAATAAAGCTCTCAAAgagctctcaaaagcggacatagcagCTGCCAGGGAGCTCCGTGCGAATTTTTTGGAAGCTTAAATgaagcttatgaaaaatttggtgagctcctcgggagctccTCGGAAGCTCCCCGTGCTGTATgggtatatatgtatataagattataaattatttttttataacatgatTTATGTTAATCGTTTCTCactggaaaaaatatttttagattctttCGAAATAACCTCTTCAAATTTAAGTTATCAATTGTAAATAGAATGgaataaataaagcaaaaataattatttaccttGAATAGCCTCATAtgttttgcttttattaaaagcaattttGGTTTTCTGAGTGCCTCCCCAGCTAATACATCTGGAGAGGGaattcgtaattattttcgaGAGTACAGACTGTACACTAGCAACTTCTGATTcttgacttttaatttttgccgTAAAAACATCCAcctatataacaattttacaaattaattataaacataattttaattttgtcagaATATACAGCAGAAACAgaaaatatgtaatgttaAACAACTAAAAGTTGAATTAATTGCTAATATATTTACCACATATAAAAATGCGTTGTCATCTGTAAGAATTTCTTCAAGATTTTCCCTTCTGTGCGTAGAGGAAATGCTGGGATTCCATGTGGtcgctttaattttatttcctctgGAAAAAGCTTCCTTAAGATACGATCTAACTTGACCAAGTTATCAAGCTTAATGCGTATTTCTTCTTGAACTTTGACAATGTTGTCAATAAAATCCAATGTAATTTCTGTGCTctctgaaaataatattaattgtagttTAACCAATTCTCTTTCATATTCCAATTAACatagaagtaaaaatattaagaatactTACCGACACTTCTTTTTCCCTTCTCACAGAAAAAATCGTCAGAACctgaaattacaaaaatatatcgtatataattaaaaacaaattcaataattgaggaataagataaaacattatttttacctTCCAAAGATTTTAGGGAATCTATCTTTACTGAACTCTCTCTACtactaaaattttgttctGCAGGCATATGTTCTTCAAATTTCCATATGTCATTGTCACTACGCTCGTCACtgcttttgaaaatttcacttTGCTGCTTTTGATCTCTCAACTTTTGCAGTATGGGGGAAACTTCATACTCTGTTTGTGTTCCAGGTAATATTTCTACATTAGAAgttatatctgaaaaaataactaataataaataattaaagcttACATTATTTACGATTGTTCCAATTAAactattgttatatttactttttgaattcgcgacatattatgaaaaaaaaaaatattttgaattgtgTAAACGGCTTTATATATACAAGTGTAACAgacaatagataaaaataatgtgtacttaatataaaaaatctaaaataatataccaTACTcttgcaaaacaaaaaaaaacttactcTGACTGTCCAATGAAAGGTTAGACGTATTAGAGGCATGAAAGCTTGTATGTTGGGATGTAGATGGAAGATCAGTAGGATTTGTATTTCCTACATCTGTAAGACTTTTCtcattgttgataaaaatttctgtagcaacatatattaattgtgagacatttacataattcatgataaaaataaataggaaTGGATCGTGTCACTTAAAAATCGATTTACTCACCTTTCAGTGGTGATTTTTGGGGAAGCACTTTATCATTGATTACTTtaataagtttctttttagtgaaaaatttttttttattcaaatgagATCCGTTAGACTTCAATGCTTTTTTAGAAACTTCATCTTTCAATGCAGCAAGCTGTTTTCTAATATTTGCTGCAGGAGCTGGTACATTACTTTTTTGAGAGATATCTTCGCAATTTTTACGCTTTTCATTGACATGTTGCATCTCTCGACTGGATCCTGCTACAACTTGTTTACGTTTTGCATGCACATTTTCTGGCTCCCAATCGTCATCATCAGAAGTTTGAGTAAATCTGATTGGAAGTTGACGCTTCCGCGGTTTTTCATAATCAGTTTCTATGTTGGAGTCAATGGGTTCATCTTCGACAGCCAATATAGTGGCTTTACGAGCTAGGTTATAAGTTTCTAGAAAGAAAACAGTAgcttaatatcttttttgagCTTAATCCTAGACTGTTACAGCGGATTACGATAAGCCGGACCCATTACTATATAGTAAGTTATCTTTAAGCAgtgtataaatatgaaaaatattacaaattaagaaaattataatttttttagcaaaatgtgatataaaaaaattgttaaacaattttttttaataaaaataattaaaatattaattgaattacaattaaaatatattttcttgttttgactttattacacaatttttcagaaattttgaacacttagtttttaaattgcaattcattaaaaatggtCATGGTAACCCAGTGTGACagtcttattaaaaaaaaaaaggtgtgACAGTCTAAGGTTAAAGATTACAGCTAGACTACTTACTATAACTGTGCAAAAACTCAATATTAACATCTTCCCAATCTTCTTGCGCTTCTACAAGAGACATTACCAGTTTTGTAGGACATTTGAGTTTAGTAGGATATACGACACTctctttagatttatttaaccATTTAGTTGCTACCACGCATATTCCACCATCTGGCCAAACGATGACTGAAAACTGtcatgaaacaaaaaaattaaatacaagaaaaattacacTTTGCTCAATTTTTATACACTAGGCaacaataatactttttcagtttcaaacttttaagttgtatatatttaaattttcgtgTATCAAACAATTTAAGTAAAggttatttgatattttaacatttaaataatgaataaaaaattgaatgcaAAGTTTAGATATCAATAATAGCGCAtgtaataagtataataattaataaaattgatatttttacattgcataaaataaaaaaagggtacagctgaaattttaatgcagtttAGTAGAAATCTCACCCTTATTTTACTCTTACTCAGCATGAACGAGTGGAATACATAAATAACTATTATCGAGAGGAATAAGAATGCATTTCTGGAGAACTTGATTAAGAGACCAAACTTCTTCGGCTTGTTCAAGTTCAAAATACTTTACAAATGCCCAAGTCTGTAGAATTAATAGGAAATGTAAAGAAATCACGAATATTCCTAAATTTATGTCCGTGTAAGGAAATTTGTGTGCTTCGAATGAGACAAGTAATTTTTGAGAGAATGACAATTTCACCATTTTTTGACTGAAAGCAACAATCAGCTTCTGATGTAGAAAGTATCATTCCATGCATGATCAATTTGGAATAAACTTCTATTTCATCGTCCTTCTCATATTTTCCACTTAATTCTATGTGCTCTTCGTTAATCGTGTTTTTCTGCATCAGTCGACCTCCTCTTTCAAAGTCTCTATTGTAAAGTTGCTGAAGAGGCATGTGTGTTGATCGTAAACAACGTTTGATGATAcccaaataattttcatacttAAATGCACTGAAATTACTAAGAGCCTTATGGGTGCGACATTCCCCAGCTA
Above is a window of Monomorium pharaonis isolate MP-MQ-018 chromosome 10, ASM1337386v2, whole genome shotgun sequence DNA encoding:
- the LOC118647612 gene encoding LOW QUALITY PROTEIN: uncharacterized protein LOC118647612 (The sequence of the model RefSeq protein was modified relative to this genomic sequence to represent the inferred CDS: inserted 1 base in 1 codon); the protein is MTRSFMTSLLQVTREKMFSKSYVLQRLVKFSVIVWPDGGICVVATKWLNKSKESVVYPTKLKCPTKLVMSLVEAQEDWEDVNIEFLHSYKTYNLARKATILAVEDEPIDSNIETDYEKPRKRQLPIRFTQTSDDDDWEPENVHAKRKQVVAGSSREMQHVNEKRKNCEDISQKSNVPAPAANIRKQLAALKDEVSKKALKSNGSHLNKKKFFTKKKLIKVINDKVLPQKSPLKEIFINNEKSLTDVGNTNPTDLPSTSQHTSFHASNTSNLSLDSQNITSNVEILPGTQTEYEVSPILQKLRDQKQQSEIFKSSDERSDNDIWKFEEHMPAEQNFSSRESSVKIDSLKSLEGSDDFFCEKGKRSVESTEITLDFIDNIVKVQEEIRIKLDNLVKLDRILRKLFPEEIKLKRPHGIPAFPLRTEXENLEEILTDDNAFLYVVDVFTAKIKSQESEVASVQSVLSKIITNSLSRCISWGGTQKTKIAFNKSKTYEAIQASILQKFGKTTNLKKPEDYVKRWFNTSSQRVV